Proteins encoded by one window of Massilia sp. NR 4-1:
- a CDS encoding dicarboxylate/amino acid:cation symporter, with protein sequence MTKKRPLTLYILIAMLLGIAVGYACHTVFPDKKIATDISAHISLVTDVFLRLIKMIIALLVFSTLASGIANLADGKAAGRIGAKAFGWFIIASLVSLALGMFLSNLMQLGTNLGLPLPAVDATTGLKTSAFTLKDFITHVVPKSPIEAMANNEILQVLVFSIFFGSALAALGESGRRLSGMIDELAQVMLHITGAIMKLAPLAVFAAMASVVTTNGLGILATFAKFMGGFYLGLFCLWALLIAAGFVIIGPRVFKLLGLIREPFLLAFSTASSEAAYPKLLISLDKFGVQRRISSFVLPMGYSFNLDGSMMYCTFAVLFIAQAYGIELSMGTQITMLLLLMLTSKGMAGVPRASLVVIAATLNQFHIPEAGLLLLMGVDQFLDMGRSATNAVGNAIATAVVAKWEGALGDAPEQDEHAQDTSYVRAA encoded by the coding sequence ATGACAAAAAAACGCCCCCTCACCCTGTATATCCTGATTGCGATGCTGCTTGGCATCGCCGTCGGCTATGCCTGCCATACGGTCTTCCCCGACAAGAAGATCGCCACCGATATTTCCGCCCACATCTCCCTCGTGACCGATGTGTTCCTGCGCCTGATCAAGATGATCATTGCGCTGCTGGTGTTCTCCACCCTGGCTTCCGGCATCGCCAACCTGGCTGACGGCAAGGCTGCCGGCCGCATCGGCGCCAAGGCTTTCGGCTGGTTCATCATCGCTTCCCTGGTCTCGCTGGCCCTGGGCATGTTCCTGTCGAACCTGATGCAGCTCGGCACCAATCTGGGCCTGCCGCTGCCGGCCGTCGACGCCACCACCGGCCTGAAAACCTCGGCCTTCACGCTGAAGGACTTCATCACCCACGTGGTGCCGAAGTCGCCGATCGAGGCCATGGCCAATAACGAGATCCTGCAAGTGCTGGTGTTCTCCATCTTCTTCGGTTCCGCGCTGGCCGCGCTGGGCGAGTCGGGCCGCCGCCTGAGCGGCATGATCGACGAGCTGGCGCAAGTCATGCTGCACATCACTGGCGCCATCATGAAACTGGCCCCGCTGGCCGTCTTCGCCGCCATGGCATCGGTCGTGACCACCAATGGCCTGGGCATCCTGGCCACCTTCGCCAAATTCATGGGCGGCTTCTATCTGGGCCTGTTCTGCCTGTGGGCACTGCTGATCGCCGCCGGTTTCGTCATCATCGGCCCGCGCGTGTTCAAGCTGCTCGGCCTGATCCGCGAGCCTTTCCTGCTGGCCTTCTCCACCGCCTCCTCCGAAGCGGCCTATCCGAAGCTGCTGATCTCCCTCGACAAATTCGGCGTGCAGCGCCGCATCTCCAGCTTCGTGCTGCCGATGGGCTACTCCTTCAATCTGGACGGCTCGATGATGTACTGCACTTTCGCCGTGCTGTTCATCGCCCAGGCTTACGGCATCGAGCTGTCGATGGGCACCCAGATCACCATGCTGCTGCTGCTGATGCTGACCTCGAAGGGCATGGCCGGCGTGCCGCGCGCCTCGCTGGTGGTGATTGCCGCCACCCTCAACCAATTCCACATTCCCGAAGCAGGCTTGCTGCTGCTGATGGGCGTGGACCAGTTCCTCGACATGGGGCGTTCCGCCACCAATGCCGTGGGCAATGCGATCGCCACCGCAGTCGTGGCGAAATGGGAAGGCGCCCTCGGCGACGCCCCAGAACAGGACGAACACGCGCAGGATACTTCCTACGTGCGTGCCGCTTAA
- a CDS encoding PEP-CTERM sorting domain-containing protein — MSPTILKAGALAIALAASSCAHADIKYRVSAIADSADISWNRINNNGLIAGQFNYARAILVQNGQMTQPIDYISTIDALNDHGNYGGTYNIDLMNSSSTGYFAQGGQYTSIPSYATTWRSDYGGVSAINNNNQVVGTVAGRQVRFDAEHPYYAPRAYLWENGQMRSLGNLGIDETEAYDINRYGVVVGRAAVGDMKNAAFLYARNGMQSLASYLPTGISSSATGINDAGQILGQLYSSGDEHAFLIANGETFLFDIDGFRNTKAVGINNAGQFILNGNNGWSGKAAAYVRLNGELFDLNQITGLDSGWSIRESYDINDKGQILVQACTASFDCRSMLLDPLSAPVLLPGIPPAVPEPATCGMLLAGLGIACMLARRQRHASQI; from the coding sequence ATGTCCCCAACAATCCTGAAAGCTGGAGCGCTGGCGATTGCCCTCGCCGCCTCCAGCTGCGCCCATGCCGACATCAAATATCGCGTCAGCGCCATTGCCGATTCCGCCGATATCAGCTGGAACCGCATCAATAACAACGGCCTCATCGCCGGCCAGTTCAACTACGCAAGAGCGATCCTGGTGCAGAACGGCCAGATGACCCAGCCAATCGACTATATATCGACCATCGACGCCCTGAACGACCACGGCAACTACGGCGGCACCTACAACATCGATCTCATGAACTCGTCCAGCACGGGGTATTTCGCCCAAGGTGGCCAATACACCTCGATCCCCTCCTATGCCACTACATGGAGAAGTGACTATGGCGGGGTCAGCGCCATCAATAATAATAATCAGGTGGTTGGTACCGTCGCTGGCCGGCAAGTCCGTTTTGACGCGGAACACCCGTATTACGCCCCGCGCGCCTATCTGTGGGAAAACGGCCAGATGCGTTCCCTGGGCAATCTGGGCATCGACGAAACCGAGGCCTACGACATCAACCGCTACGGTGTGGTGGTTGGCAGGGCCGCTGTCGGTGATATGAAAAACGCGGCCTTCCTTTACGCCCGCAATGGCATGCAAAGCCTGGCCAGCTACCTGCCTACCGGCATCAGCAGCAGCGCCACCGGCATTAACGACGCCGGCCAGATTCTAGGGCAACTGTACAGCTCCGGGGACGAGCACGCCTTCCTGATCGCCAATGGCGAAACCTTCCTCTTCGACATTGATGGATTCCGGAATACCAAGGCCGTCGGCATCAACAATGCAGGACAGTTCATTCTGAATGGCAACAACGGCTGGAGCGGCAAGGCCGCCGCCTATGTCCGCCTGAATGGCGAGCTGTTCGACCTGAACCAGATCACCGGGCTGGACAGCGGCTGGTCGATCCGCGAAAGCTACGATATCAACGATAAAGGCCAGATCCTGGTCCAAGCCTGCACCGCCAGCTTCGACTGCCGCAGCATGCTGCTCGACCCGCTGAGCGCACCAGTACTGCTGCCAGGCATTCCCCCTGCCGTGCCGGAACCGGCCACCTGCGGCATGCTGCTGGCCGGCCTGGGCATCGCCTGCATGCTGGCGCGCCGCCAGCGCCACGCCAGCCAGATTTAA
- a CDS encoding ABC transporter substrate-binding protein, translated as MKLNTFALSAMASALLACAAAQAAPQVEVLHYWTSGGEAKSAAELKKMMEAKGVAWKDFAVAGGGGENAATALKARVMAGNAPTAAQIKGPAIQEWGQEGVLANIDAAAAEGKWEASLPPVVNSVMKYKGHYVAVPVNVHRVNWLWVNPEVLKKAGAKPPTNFAEFFEAADKIKKAGLTAIAHGGQPWQDATVFESVVLGTGGADFYKKAIVQLDQAALTSPTMLKAFENLARIKTYIDKDAAGRDWNLATAMVINGKAGMQFMGDWAKGEFTSAGKVAGKDFLCLAAPGTEKAFTFNVDSLTMFKVKGAEEQKAQLTLANAVLSPEFQEVFNLNKGSIPVRAGVSRAKFDACATKSMDDMAATSKSGGLVPSFAHGMAIDTAKAGAIQDVVAKFMNSNMTPQAAVQALAKAAKTM; from the coding sequence ATGAAACTGAATACCTTTGCCTTGAGCGCCATGGCTTCCGCCCTGCTGGCTTGCGCCGCCGCGCAGGCCGCGCCGCAGGTGGAAGTACTGCACTACTGGACTTCGGGCGGCGAGGCCAAGTCGGCCGCCGAACTGAAGAAAATGATGGAAGCCAAAGGCGTGGCATGGAAGGACTTCGCCGTGGCCGGCGGCGGCGGCGAGAATGCGGCCACCGCGCTGAAGGCACGCGTCATGGCCGGCAATGCGCCGACCGCGGCCCAGATCAAAGGCCCGGCCATCCAGGAGTGGGGCCAGGAAGGCGTGCTGGCGAATATCGACGCCGCTGCCGCCGAGGGCAAATGGGAGGCCAGCCTGCCGCCGGTGGTCAACAGCGTGATGAAGTACAAGGGCCATTACGTTGCAGTGCCGGTGAATGTGCACCGCGTGAACTGGCTGTGGGTCAATCCCGAGGTACTGAAAAAGGCCGGCGCCAAGCCGCCCACCAATTTCGCCGAATTCTTCGAGGCCGCCGACAAGATCAAGAAAGCCGGCCTGACGGCCATCGCCCACGGCGGCCAGCCTTGGCAGGACGCCACCGTGTTCGAATCGGTGGTGCTCGGCACCGGCGGCGCGGACTTCTACAAGAAGGCCATCGTGCAGCTGGACCAGGCCGCGCTGACCAGCCCCACCATGCTGAAAGCCTTCGAGAACCTGGCGCGCATCAAGACCTATATCGACAAGGATGCCGCGGGCCGCGACTGGAACCTGGCAACCGCCATGGTCATCAACGGCAAGGCCGGCATGCAGTTCATGGGCGACTGGGCCAAAGGCGAGTTCACCTCGGCCGGCAAGGTGGCGGGCAAGGACTTCCTCTGCCTGGCCGCGCCGGGCACCGAGAAAGCCTTCACCTTCAACGTCGATTCGCTGACCATGTTCAAGGTGAAGGGCGCCGAGGAACAGAAAGCGCAACTGACCCTGGCCAATGCCGTGCTGAGTCCCGAATTCCAGGAAGTGTTCAACCTGAACAAGGGTTCGATTCCGGTCCGCGCCGGTGTCTCGCGCGCCAAGTTCGACGCCTGCGCCACCAAGTCGATGGACGATATGGCGGCCACCAGCAAGAGCGGCGGCCTGGTGCCGAGCTTCGCGCACGGCATGGCCATCGACACCGCGAAGGCGGGCGCGATCCAGGACGTGGTGGCCAAGTTCATGAACTCGAACATGACGCCGCAAGCGGCGGTGCAAGCCCTGGCTAAAGCAGCCAAGACCATGTAA
- a CDS encoding ABC transporter substrate-binding protein — MVKTLRWILALACLAAASGAHAQGESLQVLHWWKSASERKAVDLIAARLQEENIGWSDSMIPNGSGVGAGIVLRSRILAKDAPEVAQVNGIVIRDWARLNLLLDLDAVAAAGKWDRLLQPTAAAVIQSDGHVYAAPIGIHRINMLFYNRKLLARVNLPVPETWADFERAAARLRQAGIVPLAQSSEPWQVTTLFETLVLSEGVRFYRDLFEKRDAAAYADARLASALNRLRGLKKWMANPVAERTWDDTVRDLSDGTAAMMVMGDWAKGELQARGMVLDEGFGCSAVPGTANYHLYNVDTLSMIATRDPHRPAQEKLAALILSPAIQADYNQIKGSIPVLRNPNLSKMDGCARASYKLFASGPEAQVPSLVHRMATEEIVRDAMVSEVHRFFLDDNVTVADAQRRLGTIARTFTKNR, encoded by the coding sequence ATGGTAAAGACGCTGCGCTGGATACTGGCGCTGGCCTGCCTTGCCGCGGCAAGCGGCGCGCATGCGCAAGGGGAGTCGCTACAGGTACTGCACTGGTGGAAATCGGCCAGCGAACGCAAGGCGGTGGACCTGATCGCGGCCCGCCTGCAGGAAGAGAATATCGGCTGGAGCGACAGCATGATCCCCAACGGCTCCGGCGTCGGTGCGGGCATCGTGCTGCGCAGCCGCATCCTGGCCAAGGATGCGCCCGAAGTGGCCCAGGTCAACGGCATTGTGATCCGCGACTGGGCGCGCCTGAATCTGCTGCTCGACCTGGACGCGGTGGCCGCCGCCGGCAAATGGGACCGCCTGCTGCAGCCCACCGCCGCCGCCGTGATCCAGTCCGACGGCCATGTCTACGCCGCGCCGATCGGCATCCACCGCATCAATATGCTGTTCTACAACCGCAAGCTGCTCGCCCGCGTCAATCTGCCGGTGCCGGAGACCTGGGCCGACTTCGAGCGCGCCGCCGCCAGGCTGCGCCAGGCCGGCATCGTGCCGCTGGCGCAAAGCAGCGAGCCGTGGCAGGTCACCACCCTGTTCGAAACCCTGGTGCTGTCGGAAGGCGTGCGCTTTTACCGCGACTTGTTCGAGAAACGCGATGCCGCCGCCTACGCCGATGCGCGCCTGGCCTCGGCCCTGAACCGCCTGCGCGGCTTGAAGAAGTGGATGGCCAATCCCGTTGCCGAGCGCACCTGGGACGATACCGTGCGCGACCTGAGCGACGGCACGGCCGCCATGATGGTGATGGGCGACTGGGCCAAGGGCGAGCTGCAGGCGCGCGGCATGGTGCTGGACGAAGGCTTCGGCTGCAGCGCCGTGCCGGGCACCGCCAACTACCACCTCTACAATGTGGATACGCTGAGCATGATCGCCACCCGCGATCCGCACCGCCCGGCGCAGGAAAAGCTGGCGGCCCTGATTCTTTCGCCCGCGATCCAGGCCGACTACAATCAGATCAAGGGTTCGATTCCCGTGCTGCGCAATCCGAACCTGTCGAAGATGGATGGCTGCGCGCGCGCCTCCTACAAGCTGTTCGCCAGCGGACCGGAAGCGCAGGTGCCCAGCCTGGTGCACCGCATGGCGACCGAGGAAATCGTGCGCGACGCCATGGTCAGCGAAGTGCACCGCTTCTTCCTCGACGATAACGTTACGGTGGCCGACGCCCAGCGCCGCCTGGGCACCATCGCACGCACCTTCACCAAGAACCGATAG
- a CDS encoding ABC transporter ATP-binding protein, which translates to MASLSIRNVRKTYPNGAEILKGIDLDIEDGQFLILVGGSGCGKSTLLNMIAGLENISQGEIRIGERVVNGIPPKERDIAMVFQSYALYPTMTVRENICFGLGIRKVPKAEQAQIVGRVAETLQISHLLDRKPAMLSGGQRQRVAMGRAIARDPALFLFDEPLSNLDAKLRVEVRAEIKLLHQRLGATIVYVTHDQIEAMTLGDRIAVMRDGVVQQFGSPQQIYDQPDNLYVAGFIGSPSMNFLRGQLVRHGAGAAFALEHEGATTLLPLPADHPAASHFHQWLERELILGIRPEHLTDALSARRAEAGGDYRPAEVSCTIEMTEPTGPDTLAFAWFNGVRATCRTHPRAGAEAGQRLNLAFDLSKAVLFDPASERRIGGS; encoded by the coding sequence ATGGCAAGCTTATCGATCCGTAATGTGCGCAAGACCTATCCCAACGGCGCGGAAATCCTGAAAGGCATCGACCTCGACATCGAGGATGGCCAGTTCCTGATCCTGGTGGGTGGCTCCGGCTGTGGCAAATCGACCCTGCTGAACATGATCGCGGGGCTGGAGAATATCTCACAAGGCGAGATCCGCATCGGCGAGCGCGTGGTGAACGGCATTCCGCCCAAGGAGCGCGACATCGCCATGGTGTTCCAGTCGTATGCGCTCTATCCCACGATGACGGTACGCGAGAATATCTGCTTCGGCCTGGGCATCCGCAAGGTGCCCAAGGCGGAGCAGGCGCAGATCGTGGGCCGCGTGGCCGAAACCCTGCAGATCAGCCACCTACTGGACCGCAAACCGGCCATGCTGTCGGGCGGCCAGCGCCAGCGCGTGGCCATGGGCCGCGCCATCGCGCGCGATCCCGCCCTCTTCCTGTTCGACGAGCCGCTATCGAACCTGGACGCCAAGCTGCGCGTGGAAGTGCGTGCCGAGATCAAGCTGCTGCACCAGCGCCTGGGCGCCACCATCGTCTACGTGACGCACGACCAGATCGAGGCCATGACCCTGGGCGACCGCATCGCCGTCATGCGCGACGGCGTGGTGCAGCAGTTCGGCAGCCCGCAGCAGATCTATGACCAGCCGGACAATCTCTACGTGGCCGGCTTCATCGGCTCGCCCTCGATGAATTTCCTGCGCGGTCAACTGGTACGCCACGGCGCGGGCGCCGCCTTCGCGCTGGAGCATGAAGGCGCAACCACCCTGTTGCCGCTGCCAGCCGATCATCCGGCCGCATCGCATTTCCACCAGTGGCTGGAACGTGAGCTCATCCTCGGCATCCGCCCCGAGCACCTGACCGACGCCTTGAGCGCGCGCCGCGCCGAAGCCGGCGGGGACTACCGCCCGGCCGAAGTCTCCTGCACCATCGAGATGACCGAGCCGACCGGCCCCGACACCTTGGCCTTCGCCTGGTTCAACGGCGTGCGCGCCACCTGCCGCACCCATCCCCGTGCCGGGGCCGAGGCAGGACAGCGTTTGAACCTGGCCTTTGACCTGTCCAAGGCCGTGCTGTTCGATCCAGCGTCCGAGCGGCGCATCGGCGGCAGTTAG
- a CDS encoding porin, with product MKKFALTLLALSCTAAYAESNITVYGVADVGFSRETGGPAGSKSIISSGVGSGSRLGFKGKEDLGGGMAAIFTVESGINMDNGTSGQGGLTFGRQSWVGLTGKFGTLTMGRQYSPYYKVIRDIADPFGDGFAGAAGNIMVGNFRMSNSVSYQAPQAGPFSGEFAYGFGETAGGTKKNRVMSGMVNYANGPVNVALAHNRREDEFGKDFARNTILGASYKVGQFTLHGAQAANRAIGGATSRDTLLGLAFDQGPHRVAVSAILHNDRSSVNQDAKQYAVGYAYAFSPRTDVYTSYGHVNNRNGAAFTIGNATESGSGNAAFNLGLRHVF from the coding sequence ATGAAGAAGTTTGCCCTGACCCTGCTCGCCCTCAGCTGCACCGCCGCTTACGCCGAATCCAATATCACCGTCTACGGCGTGGCCGATGTCGGCTTCTCGCGCGAGACCGGCGGCCCGGCCGGCAGCAAAAGCATCATCAGCTCCGGCGTCGGTTCCGGCTCCCGCCTCGGCTTCAAGGGCAAGGAAGACCTGGGTGGCGGCATGGCTGCCATCTTCACCGTGGAAAGCGGCATCAATATGGACAACGGCACGTCCGGCCAGGGCGGCCTGACCTTCGGCCGCCAGTCCTGGGTCGGCCTGACCGGCAAGTTCGGCACGCTGACCATGGGCCGCCAGTACTCGCCGTATTACAAGGTGATCCGCGATATCGCCGATCCATTCGGCGACGGCTTCGCCGGCGCGGCCGGCAATATCATGGTGGGCAATTTCCGCATGAGCAATTCGGTCAGCTACCAGGCGCCGCAAGCCGGCCCGTTCAGCGGCGAATTCGCCTACGGCTTCGGCGAAACGGCGGGCGGCACCAAGAAGAACCGCGTCATGAGCGGCATGGTGAACTACGCCAACGGCCCGGTAAACGTGGCGCTGGCGCACAACCGCCGCGAAGATGAATTCGGCAAGGACTTCGCACGCAACACCATCCTGGGCGCCAGCTACAAGGTCGGCCAGTTCACCCTGCACGGCGCGCAGGCGGCCAACCGCGCCATCGGCGGCGCCACCAGCCGCGACACCCTGCTGGGCCTCGCCTTCGACCAGGGTCCGCACCGCGTGGCCGTTTCGGCCATCCTGCACAATGACCGCAGCAGCGTGAACCAGGACGCCAAGCAGTACGCCGTGGGCTATGCCTACGCGTTCTCGCCGCGCACCGACGTCTACACCTCCTACGGCCATGTCAACAATCGCAATGGTGCCGCTTTCACCATCGGCAACGCCACCGAAAGCGGCAGCGGCAACGCGGCCTTCAATCTGGGCTTGCGCCACGTGTTCTGA
- a CDS encoding carbohydrate porin, producing MKHLIRQTLPAALAMALACGAAQAGDHETEGFHGYMRAGGGSASSGGRQSCFGLGGMTMSFRLGNECDSFAEFGYTKEVAKSANGASFVATIWADAYKNSSDFGDAKLGIAKAYVEAKNLPFMNGGIIWAGKRHYYRPDIHMLDMQYINMNGTGGGVDALPLGPGKLSVAFFKDDDFNKFDPVTGKYDDSSSALRQNFVYEGLPVNSNGTLDIATSLIKAEGKDNVRHNGWQVSLFHRQAKVLGGGNTFGVQYGVGPGTGIDGPCCARMGPSGSTLLDSDVTRLRVFDDIVIQPTREFSMEFVALYQRDKSDKNGKSTWTTVGTRPVYAFHQNFKLQAELGVTQLKTDMSPGTQRLTKLTIAPTITVGEDYWSRPELRAFVSYGKWNDAAKKSVNAFNNGGPVYGDKTSGTSVGLQLEAWW from the coding sequence ATGAAACACCTCATCCGGCAAACCCTGCCCGCCGCTCTTGCCATGGCCCTCGCCTGCGGCGCCGCCCAGGCCGGCGACCACGAAACGGAAGGCTTCCACGGCTATATGCGCGCCGGCGGCGGCTCGGCCTCGTCCGGCGGGCGGCAGAGCTGCTTTGGCCTGGGCGGCATGACCATGTCCTTCCGCCTCGGCAACGAATGCGACAGCTTCGCCGAATTCGGCTACACCAAGGAAGTGGCGAAATCGGCCAACGGCGCCAGCTTCGTCGCCACCATCTGGGCCGACGCCTACAAGAACAGCTCCGACTTCGGCGACGCCAAACTGGGCATCGCCAAAGCGTATGTCGAAGCCAAGAACCTGCCTTTCATGAACGGCGGCATCATCTGGGCCGGCAAGCGCCACTACTACCGTCCCGACATCCACATGCTGGATATGCAGTACATCAATATGAACGGCACCGGCGGCGGCGTGGACGCCCTGCCCCTCGGCCCCGGCAAATTGAGCGTGGCCTTCTTCAAGGACGACGACTTCAATAAATTCGATCCCGTCACCGGCAAGTACGACGATTCCAGCTCGGCGCTGCGCCAGAACTTCGTCTACGAAGGCCTGCCGGTCAACAGCAACGGCACGCTCGACATCGCCACCTCGCTGATCAAGGCCGAGGGCAAGGACAATGTGCGCCACAACGGCTGGCAGGTTTCGCTGTTCCACCGCCAGGCCAAGGTGCTGGGCGGCGGCAATACCTTCGGCGTGCAGTATGGCGTCGGCCCCGGCACCGGCATCGACGGTCCTTGCTGCGCGCGAATGGGTCCATCCGGCAGCACCCTGCTCGACTCCGACGTGACCCGCCTGCGCGTGTTCGACGATATCGTGATCCAGCCGACGCGCGAATTCAGCATGGAATTCGTGGCCCTTTACCAGCGCGACAAGTCCGACAAGAATGGCAAATCCACCTGGACCACGGTCGGCACGCGTCCCGTCTATGCCTTCCACCAGAACTTCAAGCTGCAGGCGGAGCTGGGCGTGACCCAGCTGAAAACCGATATGAGCCCCGGCACCCAGCGCCTGACCAAGCTCACCATCGCACCGACCATCACCGTGGGCGAGGATTACTGGTCGCGTCCCGAGCTGCGCGCCTTCGTCAGCTACGGCAAATGGAATGACGCAGCCAAGAAATCGGTCAACGCCTTCAATAACGGCGGGCCGGTGTACGGCGACAAGACCAGCGGCACATCGGTCGGCCTGCAGCTGGAAGCCTGGTGGTAA
- a CDS encoding carbohydrate ABC transporter permease: MGALADTWLPRLVLSPTIIASLVFVYGFIGLTAWLSLTESRMMPNFEFAGLVQYERLFEIDRWWVSAANLGLFGGLFIALCLAIGLCMAILLDQRIRHEGALRAIYLYPMALSFIVTGAAWKWILNPGLGLEKLMHDWGFTNFSFDWLVNSDMAIYTVVIAGVWQSSGFVMALFLAGLRSVDDSIIKAAMVDGASLPTIYRRIVIPSLRPVFFSVLLVLSHIAIKSFDLVMALTAGGPGTSSDVPAIFMYQFSFTRGQLGLGAASAMMMLATVLAVLVPLMYLETKGARHGR, from the coding sequence ATGGGCGCGCTGGCCGACACCTGGCTGCCGCGCCTGGTGCTCTCCCCCACCATCATCGCTTCGCTGGTCTTCGTGTACGGCTTCATCGGCCTGACGGCCTGGCTGTCGCTGACCGAATCGCGCATGATGCCGAATTTCGAATTCGCCGGACTGGTGCAGTATGAGCGCCTGTTCGAGATCGACCGCTGGTGGGTTTCCGCCGCCAATCTGGGCCTGTTCGGCGGCCTGTTCATCGCGCTGTGCCTGGCCATCGGCCTGTGCATGGCGATCCTGCTCGACCAACGCATCCGCCACGAGGGCGCGCTGCGCGCCATCTACCTGTATCCGATGGCGCTGTCCTTCATCGTCACCGGTGCGGCCTGGAAGTGGATACTCAATCCCGGCCTCGGCCTGGAAAAGCTGATGCACGACTGGGGCTTCACGAACTTCAGCTTCGACTGGCTGGTCAATTCCGACATGGCGATCTACACCGTGGTGATCGCAGGCGTCTGGCAATCCTCCGGCTTCGTCATGGCCCTCTTCCTGGCCGGCCTGCGCAGCGTGGACGACAGCATCATCAAGGCCGCCATGGTCGACGGCGCCAGCCTGCCCACGATCTACCGCCGCATCGTGATCCCCTCGCTGCGCCCGGTCTTCTTCAGCGTGCTGCTGGTGCTCTCGCATATCGCCATCAAGAGTTTCGACCTGGTGATGGCGCTGACCGCGGGCGGTCCTGGCACCTCGTCCGACGTGCCGGCCATCTTCATGTACCAGTTCTCCTTCACGCGCGGGCAGCTGGGCCTGGGCGCGGCGTCGGCCATGATGATGCTGGCCACCGTGCTGGCCGTGCTGGTGCCGCTGATGTATCTGGAAACGAAAGGAGCGCGCCATGGCCGCTGA
- a CDS encoding response regulator, producing the protein MMRKILIVDDDQKTRTLLKAYLEKNQYEVGLAHDGATFLAEFNRYADELSLVILDVMLPDTDGFALCKVVRQRSNVPIIMLTASSDETDRVVGLELGADDYVSKPYSPRELLARIKAIHRRTGIANAAAPRFYRFVGFTLDTVARTVTDPQGQIVPLTGLDFQLLKYFVEHAGDILDRSVLCEGTRGRDAGPMDRFLDVQISRLRLRLNDGGKNPLLIKTVRGAGYVFSADVTSSHA; encoded by the coding sequence ATCATGCGTAAGATTCTCATCGTCGACGACGACCAAAAAACCCGGACCCTGCTCAAGGCCTACCTGGAAAAGAACCAGTACGAAGTCGGGCTGGCCCATGACGGCGCAACCTTCCTCGCCGAATTCAACCGCTATGCCGACGAGCTGTCGCTGGTGATCCTGGATGTGATGTTGCCCGATACCGACGGCTTCGCCCTGTGCAAGGTGGTGCGCCAGCGTTCCAATGTGCCGATCATCATGCTCACCGCCAGCTCGGACGAAACCGACCGCGTGGTCGGGCTGGAGCTGGGCGCGGACGATTATGTGTCCAAGCCTTACAGCCCGCGCGAGCTGCTGGCCCGCATCAAGGCCATCCACCGCCGCACTGGCATCGCCAATGCGGCCGCGCCGCGCTTCTACCGCTTCGTCGGCTTCACGCTGGATACGGTGGCGCGTACCGTCACCGATCCGCAGGGACAGATCGTGCCGCTCACCGGCCTCGATTTCCAGCTGCTCAAATATTTTGTGGAGCATGCGGGCGACATCCTCGACCGCAGCGTGCTGTGCGAAGGCACGCGCGGCCGCGACGCCGGGCCGATGGACCGCTTCCTCGACGTGCAGATCAGCCGCCTGCGCCTGCGCCTCAACGACGGCGGCAAGAATCCGCTGCTGATCAAGACGGTGCGCGGCGCGGGCTATGTGTTCTCGGCGGATGTGACCAGTTCCCATGCCTAA
- a CDS encoding carbohydrate ABC transporter permease, which produces MAAELHDAPRLTPGRIAIYALLVLVALYYLAPLYVMLSTSVKTLDQIRSGNLLDLSLHPTLDAWNKAWSTACTGVRCEGLRPYFWNSVAMAVPAVLISSLIGSLNGYVLAHWRFPGHNAVFTALMVGCFIPFQVVILPMARLLGMAELANTTTGLVIVHIIYGIAFTTLFFRNYYVTVPDELVNAARIDGAGFFMIYRRIIFPLSLPIFMVCFIWQFTQIWNDFLFGVVFGGADAQPVTVALNNLVNTSTGVTEYNVNMAAAIIAALPTLAIYMIAGKYFVRGLTAGAVKG; this is translated from the coding sequence ATGGCCGCTGAACTGCACGATGCGCCGCGCCTGACGCCAGGCCGCATCGCCATCTACGCCTTGCTGGTGCTGGTCGCGCTCTATTATCTGGCGCCGCTGTACGTGATGCTGAGCACCTCGGTCAAGACCCTGGACCAGATCCGCAGCGGCAATCTGCTCGACCTCTCCCTGCATCCCACGCTGGACGCCTGGAACAAGGCCTGGTCCACGGCCTGCACCGGCGTGCGCTGCGAAGGTTTGCGGCCCTATTTCTGGAATTCGGTGGCGATGGCCGTGCCGGCGGTGCTGATCTCTTCGCTGATCGGCTCCCTCAACGGCTATGTGCTGGCGCACTGGCGCTTCCCCGGCCATAACGCGGTGTTCACGGCCCTGATGGTGGGCTGCTTCATTCCCTTCCAGGTGGTGATCCTGCCGATGGCGCGCCTGCTCGGCATGGCCGAACTGGCGAATACCACGACCGGCCTGGTGATCGTCCACATCATCTACGGCATCGCCTTCACTACCCTGTTCTTCCGCAATTACTACGTCACCGTGCCGGACGAACTGGTGAACGCCGCGCGCATCGACGGCGCCGGCTTCTTCATGATTTACCGCCGCATCATCTTCCCGCTGTCGCTGCCCATCTTCATGGTCTGCTTCATCTGGCAGTTCACGCAGATCTGGAACGACTTCCTGTTCGGCGTGGTGTTCGGCGGCGCCGATGCGCAGCCGGTCACGGTGGCGCTCAACAACCTGGTCAACACCTCCACCGGCGTGACCGAATACAACGTGAATATGGCGGCGGCCATCATTGCCGCCCTGCCCACCCTGGCGATCTACATGATCGCCGGTAAATACTTCGTGCGCGGCCTGACGGCGGGCGCCGTCAAAGGCTAA